The following proteins come from a genomic window of Nicotiana tomentosiformis chromosome 12, ASM39032v3, whole genome shotgun sequence:
- the LOC138903082 gene encoding uncharacterized protein gives MSNLLKLKFVVLDISGNNYLPWILDAEIHLDAKGLGDTIKEGNKASSQGKAKDMIFLRHHLDEGLKSEYLTLKDPFQLWTSLKERYDHLKATVLPRAHHEWMYLRLQDYKTISEYNSDVYRIIFQLKLCGEPMNDEDMLEKTLSTFHASYMVLQQ, from the coding sequence ATGTCAAATTTGTTAAAACTTAAATTTGTGGTACTTGACATCTCTGGGAATAATTATTTGCCGTGGatacttgatgctgaaattcaccttGACGCTAAAGGTCTTGGTGACACTATTAAAGAAGGAAATAAAGCATCAAGTCAAGGTAAGGCGAAAGACATGATTTTCCTTCGCCATCATCTCGATGAAGGGTTAAAAAGTGAATATTTAACCTTGAAAGATCCATTTCAACTATGGACTAGTTTGAAGGAACGATATGACCACCTAAAGGCCACGGTATTGCCAAGAGCTCATCATGAGTGGATGTACTTACGGCTACAAGATTATAAGACCATAAGTGAATATAATTCTGATGTATATAGAATAATTTTCCAACTAAAATTATGTGGGGAACCTATGAATGATGAGGACATGTTGGAGAAGACTCtttccacttttcatgcctcataTATGGTGTTACAGCAGTAA